ATTCTCCCCGGCATACTTTAATCTGTTAATATTGAAATACCGAAAGTAACAGGATAAAGTTCAGGTGCAGCACTAACATCAAAAAGTGGTTGAAGACTGTAATTAGCAAATAGCATAATATCATTACCATAACCTATTCTTGCTGTTAATCCATACCTGAAAGCATTTGTGAAAAAATCATCTTTAACTTTCTCTTTTTGTCTTTTATCATTTTGCATGTAAACAACTTTTGATTTTGAACCAACATTGTATGCCAATAATAAACCTCCTGCAAAATGAAAAGCTTTTTCAGAATCTTTAGCAAAATTCAATTCAAGAAGTAGAGGCAAAGTAAGATAAGTAACTGTCAATTTTGTTTTTAAATAATCTTTTTGAGTATTTATAATACCACTTAAGCTATCAGGATTAACTAAAAGTTGAGTGTTGTTTTTAAATTTATAGTTATTTATTTCCAAGCCCAAACCTGTTGCTATTTGAACATACTCCCTAAATATTGGAATATCTTTTTCAAAAAGATTAATTCCCACACCAATTGACTTTTTATAATTAAGATCAATTATATCATAATTTTGAGGAACATCAAATGTGTTTTCAGGATTTAAATAACCTGTAACACCTATGTCAATTCCACTCCAAGGATGAAATTTATCACCTCTATTGTGCTTTTTATGATGCTTATTATCTTCCCCGTCCTCTCCATTTTCTTCGTCAATATCTTCATCAATTTCAGCATCATCCTCTGTTATGTTGAATTTATATTTTCCAATTCGTA
This genomic interval from Bacteroidota bacterium contains the following:
- a CDS encoding DUF2807 domain-containing protein; this translates as MKHFILLFVTFLSFGLSAQENDSIVNEEVPNSTSIIRDLAHFNAIEIGGSKIIVYLKQSDKESIEIKTKEKDFDKIITKVKNDVLKIDSKSSTAVDVYISFIDISSVISNHIGKVIGENIITTDSLFIKVNGASTIDLEISVRKLVTNVSGAAKLYLSGSAENHEMNVSGAAKFKSENLSTKITELKISGAGDAEISAVEEISGEISGAAKLEFRGDPITENLKVSGAAIIKGKGGMKKVVDENGDTIKIRIGKYKFNITEDDAEIDEDIDEENGEDGEDNKHHKKHNRGDKFHPWSGIDIGVTGYLNPENTFDVPQNYDIIDLNYKKSIGVGINLFEKDIPIFREYVQIATGLGLEINNYKFKNNTQLLVNPDSLSGIINTQKDYLKTKLTVTYLTLPLLLELNFAKDSEKAFHFAGGLLLAYNVGSKSKVVYMQNDKRQKEKVKDDFFTNAFRYGLTARIGYGNDIMLFANYSLQPLFDVSAAPELYPVTFGISILTD